The Toxotes jaculatrix isolate fToxJac2 chromosome 14, fToxJac2.pri, whole genome shotgun sequence genome window below encodes:
- the espnlb gene encoding espin-like protein: MENSKQPVKEVLPLPRHPASLPVTSSSLTPAATSKKHTTGSIQHIQVASSVVTSFSHLKPPERDLTLMSQMKSIKSLRHAGLTAVFTGPTRLDSEEVLEEVPIVDVILADIDTLVPTHDEAGCPIAEWKRQVMVRQLQVRLQDEEEERRQDMTNGYTPVDGWKYSQAHNAVLGPFGELLTEDDLVYLQQQIDNVSLQKRCQAYELELTRLTEELRAILPDPIVNISLNKEVLQQMDAEGKMHLTLPTWCSRVSEIVKSMSLLVANLTQTTEDGAHVETSSGCRIPHIGMASAFSHRLETNSYSRVRRERVEREIQQSGVSVRNLRSNFEGQIGGIYPFAGVVKGGQGLKNQVMAEASGGNKNASTGLSCEASHRDTSKKLVPVMETTSLRKERIVVLFLSHWKKSAYAISVRAARQRPGQEAESGRVTAAPPQQRITSMFQFCQQRGAVDKMLNSWRNKLEPKEGQKSRLFSSDSQKPPSRVIYSPEQFLPDVDGVAVSHDSLTLDLFMLGYFHILEQELLPEERKMRHLLCFEVFDHVGSFPWETVRDFHKAVLQEIQAGRRQWSDGFEDIKVRFFGESRPCRSPSSPPPPSSSLLPDSRLVPKVIVQAATPDECSSDTDVCCFNNEDICKYIDRSFAFWKEKEAELFDFEH, encoded by the exons ATGGAGAACAGCAAG CAGCCAGTGAAGGAGGTGCTCCCCCTGCCTCGCCACCCTGCTTCACTTCCTGTgacctcttcctctctgacccCTGCTGCCACTtcaaaaaaacacaccacaggCTCCATTCAGCACATACAGGTGGCCTCCTCAG TGGTGACATCGTTCAGCCATCTGAAGCCTCCAGAGAGGGATCTCACCCTGATGTCTCAGATGAAGTCTATCAAGTCTCTGAGGCATGCTGGCTTAACCGCGGTCTTCACTGGACCAACG AGGCTTGACAGTGAGGAGGTTTTAGAGGAGGTACCAATCGTTGACGTGATCCTGGCCGACATTGACACCCTGGTGCCCACTCATGACGAAGCCGGCTGCCCCATAGCAGAGTGGAAGCGACAGGTGATGGTGCGGCAGCTGCAGGTCAGGCtgcaggatgaggaggaagagaggagacag GACATGACTAATGGTTACACACCAGTGGATGGCTGGAAATACTCCCAAGCCCACAATGCAGTCTTGGGGCCTTTTGGTGAGCTCCTCACTGAGGACGACCTGGTgtatctgcagcagcagattgaTAATGTTTCACTGCAGAAACGCTGCCAGGCCTATGAGCTGGAGCTGACCAGGCTGACTGAGGAGCTGAGGGCCATTTTACCTGATCCCATTGTCAACATCTCCCTTAACAAAGAGGTGCTACAACAGATGGATGCAGAGGGGAAAATGCACCTGACTTTGCCTACCTGGTGCAGTCGTGTTTCAGAGATTGTCAAGAGTATGTCTCTACTGGTGGCTAACCTGACCCAAACCACAGAAGATGGCG CACATGTGGAGACCTCTAGTGGATGTAGGATACCTCACATAGGTATGGCGTCTGCTTTTAGCCATCGTTTGGAGACCAACAGCTACAGCAGAGTacggagagagagggtggagaggGAGATCCAACAGTCTGGAGTGTCTGTCAGAAACCTCAGATCAAACTTTGAGGGTCAGATCGGTGGTATTTATCCCTTTGCTGGGGTTGTGAAAGGAGGCCAGGGGCTGAAGAACCAGGTAATGGCTGAGGCCTCCGGAGGAAACAAGAATGCCAGCACAGGCCTCAGCTGTGAGGCGAGCCATCGTGATACTTCTAAAAAACTTGTGCCTGTGATGGAGACCACCAGCTTAAGGAAAGAGCGTATAGTGGTGCTGTTCCTGAGCCACTGGAAGAAGTCTGCATATGCTATTTCAGTGAGAGCAGCAAGGCAAAGACCAGGACAGGAGGCAGAGTCAGGGAGAGTGACAGCAGCACCACCCCAACAGAGAATAACCTCCATGTTTCAGTTCTGCCAACAACGTGGCGCTGTAGACAAGATGCTAAACTCCTGGAGGAATAAACTAGAACCCAAAGAGGGGCAAAAGTCCCGTTTGTTCTCCTCCGACTCACAAAAACCACCCTCTCGCGTAATCTACTCCCCAGAGCAATTCCTGCCCGATGTGGACGGTGTTGCGGTGAGCCACGACAGCTTGACCCTCGACCTCTTCATGCTGGGATACTTCCATATCTTAGAGCAAGAACTGTTACCcgaggagaggaagatgaggcaTCTCCTCTGCTTTGAAGTCTTTGACCATGTTGGCAGTTTCCCCTGGGAGACGGTGAGGGACTTCCACAAGGCTGTTCTCCAGGAAATTCAGGCTGGGAGGCGACAGTGGAGTGACGGCTTCGAGGACATCAAAGTTCGCTTCTTTGGGGAATCAAGACCATGCCGcagtccatcatcaccaccaccaccatcatcatcattgttgcCAGATTCCAGACTAGTACCAAAAGTTATAGTTCAAGCTGCTACTCCAGATGAGTGCAGCAGTGACACAGACGTCTGCTGTTTCAACAACGAAGACATTTGTAAATACATTGATCGCAGCTTTGCTTtctggaaagagaaggaggcagagctGTTTGATTTTGAACATTAG
- the rab6bb gene encoding RAB6B, member RAS oncogene family b, with protein sequence MSAGGDLGNPLRKFKLVFLGEQSVGKTSLITRFMYDSFDNTYQATIGIDFLSKTMYLEDRTVRLQLWDTAGQERFRSLIPSYIRDSTVAVVVYDITNVNSFQQTCKWIDDVRTERGSDVIIMLVGNKTDLEEKRQITIEEGEQRAKELNVMFIETSAKTGCNVKQLFRRVAAALPGMESLDDANPEGMIDIKLDKPAEPTVPEGGCSC encoded by the exons ATGTCAGCTGGAGGAGATTTGGGGAACCCCCTGAGGAAATTTAAACTCGTATTTTTGGGAGAGCAGAGCG TGGGGAAAACATCTCTCATCACTAGATTCATGTATGACAGTTTCGACAACACATATCAG GCGACCATTGGAATTGACTTCCTATCAAAGACAATGTACCTGGAGGACCGAACA GTAAGGCTCCAGCTGTGGGACACAGCTGGACAGGAACGTTTCAGGAGCCTCATCCCGAGCTACATACGAGACTCTACAGTAGCTGTGGTTGTCTATGACATTACAA ATGTCAACTCCTTCCAGCAGACCTGCAAATGGATTGACGATgtcaggacagagagaggaagtgatgtcatcatcATGCTAGTCGGCAACAAAACAGATCTGGAAGAGAAAAG GCAAATCACGATCGAGGAAGGGGAGCAGAGAGCCAAAGAGCTGAACGTCATGTTCATCGAGACCAGTGCCAAAACAGGCTGCAATGTCAAACAG TTGTTTCGTCGGGTTGCAGCAGCCCTACCTGGAATGGAAAGCTTGGACGATGCAAATCCTGAAGGCA TGATTGACATCAAGCTGGACAAACCAGCAGAGCCTACTGTCCCTGAGGGCGGGTGCTCATGTTAA